In Methanofollis aquaemaris, the genomic window CCATCACCTCGGGGACCGTGAAGTGTCCCCTTTCCAGTGTCAGCCTGCGCATCACGGCGAGAAGTTCCCGCCGCCTCTCAATGACCCTCGACATGACAGTCTCTGATAAAGAGAAGATCGCCGATGACCGCACTCGCCGTCTCGACCGACCCCGCCCCCTTCCCGACCTCGGTGACCGCTCCGGCAAGGTCGGTGACCACCGTCACCGCGTTGAGGTTGTCGCGGACGACCAGCGGGTGCTTCTTCGGGAGGATCCTGGGGGATACCCTGAGCAGCCCCTTCTCAGGCACCACCTCACCGATGAGCCTGATGGTAGAGTTCTTTCTCCCGGCAAGAGAGAGGGCCTCCACCGTCAGGAGGTCGATGCCCGTGCAGTCGACGTCGGCCAGGGTGGCGCCGTTCTTCCAGATCGTATTGGCCAGGATGACCAGTTTCAGGGCGGTGTCGATCCCCTTCACGTCGAAGGTCGGATCGGCCTCGGCATACCCCATCTCCCGCGCCTCGTCGAGGGCCTGCTCGTAGGTGAGCCCCTCGTCGGCCATCCTGGTAAGAATATAGTTGCAGGTGCCGTTCATGATCCCGTAGACCGCCTGGACCGTGTTCCCGGCAAGCCCGTGCTGCAGCGTCTGGATGATCGGGATCGCCCCGCAGACCGTCGCCTCGTAGCGGAGCTGCACCCCGTGCTCCCCGGCAAGGTCCATCAGTTCCCTGAACCTGAGCGCGAGCGGCCCCTTGTTCGAGGTGACCACATGCTTCCCCATCGAGAGGGCCATCCGGATCGCGGTGAGGCCCGGTTCCCCGCTCTTGATATCGGTGGGGGTCACCTCCACCAGGACGTCGTACTCGCCGCGTTCCACGATCTCCATCGCAGAGATCGCCTGGTCGCCGCAGCAT contains:
- a CDS encoding homoserine dehydrogenase — encoded protein: MRVAVLGMGSVGRGVVSVIAEKGLGLTVTGLADSKSGLIEPEGIDLAAALEQKKTTGCCGDQAISAMEIVERGEYDVLVEVTPTDIKSGEPGLTAIRMALSMGKHVVTSNKGPLALRFRELMDLAGEHGVQLRYEATVCGAIPIIQTLQHGLAGNTVQAVYGIMNGTCNYILTRMADEGLTYEQALDEAREMGYAEADPTFDVKGIDTALKLVILANTIWKNGATLADVDCTGIDLLTVEALSLAGRKNSTIRLIGEVVPEKGLLRVSPRILPKKHPLVVRDNLNAVTVVTDLAGAVTEVGKGAGSVETASAVIGDLLFIRDCHVEGH